Proteins found in one Sulfitobacter albidus genomic segment:
- a CDS encoding enoyl-CoA hydratase/isomerase family protein, with amino-acid sequence MTAPDESWITLTHPHPGIARLTLNAAPVNALTPAKLMGLKAVADRLSGRERVRAIVIDSALRVFSAGLNLKDAQHYDDADQAAIVHGLNIGFHALFACPKPVIVACDGAAIAGGLFFVLSADWRIATPRASFGLAEVRVGVDFPVGPMEIARDTLDPTALRRLIQRGQPIDASTAQEWGVIDEIVEASPVDRALEVAVEYAAIPPLAYAQVKRQVRGATIERIAKAMDRTPDPWFNVETRAAMAQMLR; translated from the coding sequence GTGACCGCCCCCGACGAAAGCTGGATCACGCTTACGCATCCGCATCCGGGCATTGCGCGGCTGACGCTCAACGCCGCGCCCGTCAACGCCCTGACCCCGGCCAAGCTGATGGGCCTCAAGGCGGTTGCGGATCGGCTGAGCGGGCGGGAGCGCGTGCGCGCAATTGTCATCGACAGCGCGCTGCGGGTCTTCTCCGCCGGGCTGAACCTCAAGGACGCGCAACACTACGATGACGCAGATCAGGCGGCCATCGTGCACGGCCTGAATATCGGATTTCACGCGCTCTTTGCCTGTCCGAAACCCGTTATCGTCGCCTGCGACGGTGCCGCGATTGCGGGCGGTCTTTTCTTTGTGCTGAGCGCGGATTGGCGCATCGCAACGCCACGCGCTTCCTTTGGTCTCGCCGAGGTGCGCGTTGGCGTTGATTTCCCTGTAGGCCCGATGGAAATTGCGCGCGATACGCTGGATCCCACCGCATTGCGCCGCCTGATCCAACGGGGCCAACCCATTGACGCATCGACAGCGCAGGAGTGGGGTGTGATCGACGAGATTGTCGAGGCATCGCCGGTGGATCGTGCGCTGGAGGTAGCCGTCGAATACGCCGCCATTCCACCATTGGCCTACGCTCAGGTAAAACGGCAGGTTCGCGGCGCCACGATTGAGCGCATCGCAAAGGCGATGGACCGCACGCCCGACCCCTGGTTCAACGTAGAGACCCGCGCCGCGATGGCGCAGATGCTGAGGTAG
- a CDS encoding serine hydrolase domain-containing protein, with the protein MAGFDASRLDRIRDWMQGYIDTRRYAGGAVLIARDGKEAFYHDAGLRDTATGAVWTRNTVARIYSMTKPVTSLALMQLVERGLIHLEQPISDFIPEFTDCRALVPGATDITRTAPCAPPTLHQLLTHTSGLSYAFNPGLVGAAMAQAKVEFRANQGTLAQMCIEAAKLPLAFTPGSRWEYSVGIDVIGRVVEVVSGHSLDAYFTQNIFDPLGMSETRFSVPEGARDRFAACYTPLAEGGFTTGKPEMGSDTLREIDGARKSPFLSATLFGGGGGLVGTIDDYMSFCEALRTGGAGIIAPRTLTFMMRNHLGCEIAAMGPSSFAEQPMEGMGFGIGGAVVLDPARARAPGSIGDFSWGGMASTFFWIDPVEQLSVVFFTQLIPSSSYPARPQLKALVHGALT; encoded by the coding sequence ATGGCCGGATTTGACGCAAGCAGGCTCGACCGCATTCGCGATTGGATGCAGGGCTATATCGACACGCGCCGCTATGCCGGCGGTGCCGTGCTGATCGCGCGGGACGGGAAAGAAGCGTTCTATCACGACGCCGGGCTGCGCGATACCGCCACCGGTGCGGTCTGGACCCGCAACACCGTCGCGCGGATCTATTCGATGACCAAACCCGTGACCTCGCTGGCGCTGATGCAATTGGTGGAGCGGGGTTTGATCCACCTCGAACAGCCGATTTCTGATTTCATCCCTGAGTTTACCGACTGTCGTGCGCTGGTGCCCGGTGCCACCGACATCACCCGGACCGCGCCCTGCGCACCGCCAACGCTGCACCAGCTGCTTACCCACACCTCGGGCCTCAGCTACGCGTTCAATCCCGGATTGGTCGGCGCAGCGATGGCGCAGGCCAAGGTCGAATTTCGCGCCAATCAGGGCACTTTGGCGCAGATGTGTATTGAGGCGGCCAAACTGCCGCTGGCCTTTACTCCCGGAAGCCGCTGGGAATATTCCGTAGGGATCGACGTGATCGGCCGCGTGGTCGAGGTCGTTTCGGGCCACTCGCTGGACGCGTATTTCACCCAGAATATCTTTGACCCGCTCGGCATGTCCGAGACGCGGTTTTCGGTGCCGGAGGGCGCGCGCGACCGTTTCGCCGCCTGCTACACCCCGCTCGCGGAGGGCGGGTTCACCACCGGCAAGCCCGAGATGGGGAGCGACACGCTGCGCGAAATCGACGGCGCGCGCAAAAGCCCGTTTCTGAGCGCCACGCTTTTTGGCGGAGGCGGTGGGCTGGTTGGCACCATCGACGATTACATGAGCTTCTGCGAAGCGCTGCGCACCGGCGGCGCGGGCATCATCGCACCGCGCACGCTGACATTCATGATGCGCAACCATCTGGGCTGCGAGATTGCGGCGATGGGGCCATCGTCCTTTGCCGAGCAACCGATGGAGGGGATGGGATTCGGCATCGGCGGCGCGGTTGTGCTGGACCCCGCCCGCGCCCGCGCCCCCGGCAGCATCGGCGATTTCAGCTGGGGCGGCATGGCCTCGACATTCTTCTGGATCGACCCGGTGGAGCAGTTGTCGGTGGTCTTCTTCACCCAGCTCATCCCGTCGAGCAGCTATCCCGCCCGCCCCCAGCTCAAGGCGCTGGTACACGGGGCACTGACATGA
- a CDS encoding acetoacetate--CoA ligase, translated as MSRVLWTPSPERAAASTMAEFERYLAEKHDLTFSDYNAMWAWSVDDLEGFWAAIWDHFGIRASAAPDQMLATRQMPGAQWCPGAMLNYTDQILKHAEGREDEDAIVRYSESFGARTLSWGALRAQVASVAHHLRAMGVVPGDRVTAILPNTETALIAFLASASIGAVWSICAPDMGHVAILDRFQQIAPKVLITQDGYVHAGKTTDRRDINAGIVDALPSLTHCVTLPLVGDLPDGHVAWDAITGDDVDYQSTQVPFDHPLWIVYSSGTTGNPKPIVHGHGGVALEAAKQSLHHDLRAGDRFCWLTSSGWIMWNAQWMALGQGAAVCLYDGAPNHPDMLAVWRFVADNGVSFFGAGAAFFQGCLKAGVIPRDAVDLTALASLGSTGSPLSEDAYDWIYSEVKPDVWLAPISGGTDLAGAFVLGHPAMPVRAGEMQCRALGNAVRAFDAQGNEVVGEVGELVCTEPLPSMPLYFWGDDDGSRLHDSYFDMYPGIWRHGDWISIAEDGSSVIYGRSDATINRRGLRLGSAEIYQAVEGLDEILDSLVVDLEFLGRESFMPLFVVTAPDVTLDDALRDKINGAIRTSVSARFIPNEIVQVAEIPRTLSGKKLEVPVKKLMLGGDPATVVNRDSMANPDSFDTFIAYADARAPS; from the coding sequence ATGAGCCGCGTTCTGTGGACGCCATCGCCCGAGCGCGCCGCCGCCAGCACGATGGCAGAATTCGAGCGCTACCTGGCCGAGAAACACGACCTGACCTTCAGCGACTACAACGCGATGTGGGCGTGGAGCGTTGACGATCTGGAGGGCTTCTGGGCCGCGATCTGGGATCATTTTGGTATCCGCGCCTCCGCAGCGCCCGACCAAATGCTGGCCACACGCCAGATGCCGGGGGCCCAATGGTGCCCCGGCGCGATGCTGAACTACACCGATCAGATCCTAAAACACGCCGAGGGGCGCGAAGATGAGGATGCCATCGTGCGGTATTCCGAAAGCTTTGGCGCCCGCACGCTCAGCTGGGGGGCGCTACGCGCGCAGGTGGCATCGGTCGCACATCATCTGCGGGCGATGGGGGTCGTACCGGGCGACCGGGTCACGGCAATCCTGCCCAATACGGAAACTGCGCTGATCGCCTTTCTGGCGAGCGCCAGCATCGGCGCGGTCTGGTCGATCTGCGCGCCCGACATGGGTCACGTGGCGATCCTCGACCGGTTTCAGCAGATCGCACCCAAGGTGCTGATCACGCAGGATGGCTATGTGCACGCGGGCAAAACAACCGACCGGCGCGATATCAACGCAGGCATCGTCGACGCGCTGCCCAGCCTGACGCATTGCGTGACCCTGCCGCTGGTTGGTGATCTGCCAGACGGCCACGTGGCGTGGGACGCGATCACCGGCGATGATGTCGACTATCAATCCACGCAAGTCCCCTTCGATCATCCGCTGTGGATCGTCTATTCCTCCGGCACGACGGGCAATCCCAAACCCATCGTGCACGGGCACGGCGGCGTGGCGCTTGAGGCGGCCAAGCAATCCCTGCACCATGATCTACGCGCGGGTGATCGGTTTTGCTGGCTCACGTCATCGGGCTGGATCATGTGGAATGCGCAGTGGATGGCACTGGGGCAGGGGGCCGCGGTGTGCCTCTATGATGGGGCGCCAAATCACCCCGACATGCTGGCGGTCTGGCGCTTCGTCGCCGATAACGGCGTGAGTTTTTTCGGCGCGGGGGCCGCGTTCTTTCAGGGCTGTCTCAAGGCGGGGGTGATCCCGCGCGACGCGGTGGATCTGACCGCGCTGGCCTCTCTCGGCTCGACAGGTTCCCCGCTGAGCGAGGACGCCTATGACTGGATCTATTCAGAAGTGAAGCCCGATGTCTGGCTTGCCCCGATTTCGGGCGGCACCGATCTGGCGGGTGCATTCGTGCTGGGTCATCCCGCGATGCCGGTGCGCGCGGGCGAGATGCAGTGCCGTGCGCTAGGCAATGCGGTGCGGGCCTTTGATGCGCAGGGCAACGAGGTTGTCGGCGAGGTGGGGGAGCTCGTCTGCACCGAACCGTTGCCCTCCATGCCACTCTATTTCTGGGGCGACGACGACGGCAGCCGCCTGCATGACAGCTATTTCGACATGTATCCCGGCATATGGCGCCACGGCGACTGGATCAGCATCGCCGAGGACGGCAGTTCAGTGATCTACGGCCGCTCGGACGCCACGATCAACCGCCGTGGACTGCGACTTGGCTCGGCCGAGATCTATCAGGCGGTCGAGGGGCTGGACGAAATCCTCGACAGTCTGGTGGTCGATCTGGAGTTTCTGGGCCGGGAAAGCTTCATGCCGCTGTTCGTCGTCACAGCGCCGGACGTGACGCTGGACGACGCACTGCGCGACAAGATCAACGGCGCGATCCGCACTTCCGTCTCCGCGCGCTTTATTCCCAACGAAATCGTGCAAGTCGCTGAGATCCCCCGCACCCTGTCAGGAAAGAAGCTTGAGGTTCCGGTGAAAAAGCTGATGCTGGGCGGGGATCCGGCAACGGTCGTCAACCGCGATAGCATGGCCAACCCGGACAGTTTCGACACCTTTATCGCCTATGCGGATGCACGGGCGCCCAGCTGA
- a CDS encoding acyl-CoA thioesterase, whose product MSTVADELLSLLDIEQLEVDLFRGIGSGGETSVRIFGGHVIAQALMAAYRTVPDRLCHSLHAYFIRPGDPKIPVIYQVDRARDGGSFTTRRVVAIQHGKQIFNMSASFHIDEEGWNHQHPMPDVGAPEQWPSRDELRETHVDKIPKKYRADFLRERPIELREVAPRDFFTPQVTDDRNQLWFRMEAAKGQGPMMQHCLLAYASDMNLLGSSLRPHGLTWFQGSVMSASLDHAMWFHAPIEFSDWHLYDLDAPWTGKARGFNRGAVYAADGTLVASVAQEGLVRPLKKG is encoded by the coding sequence ATGAGCACCGTTGCCGACGAACTCCTCAGCCTTCTCGACATCGAACAGCTGGAGGTCGATCTGTTTCGCGGCATCGGTTCGGGCGGGGAGACAAGCGTGCGGATCTTTGGCGGGCACGTGATTGCGCAGGCGCTGATGGCGGCCTACCGCACGGTGCCCGACCGGCTGTGCCACAGCCTGCACGCCTATTTCATCCGGCCCGGCGATCCAAAGATCCCCGTGATCTATCAGGTCGATCGCGCCCGTGACGGCGGCAGTTTCACCACCCGGCGGGTGGTCGCGATCCAGCACGGCAAACAGATCTTCAACATGTCGGCGTCTTTTCACATCGACGAAGAGGGATGGAACCACCAACACCCCATGCCGGACGTCGGCGCACCGGAGCAGTGGCCCAGCCGCGATGAGCTGCGCGAAACCCATGTGGACAAGATCCCCAAGAAATACCGCGCCGATTTCCTGCGCGAACGCCCCATAGAGCTGCGCGAGGTCGCGCCGCGCGATTTCTTCACGCCGCAGGTCACGGATGATCGCAACCAGCTGTGGTTCAGGATGGAGGCGGCAAAGGGGCAGGGGCCGATGATGCAGCACTGCCTGCTGGCCTATGCGTCGGATATGAACCTGCTCGGCTCATCCCTGCGCCCGCACGGGCTGACGTGGTTTCAGGGCAGCGTGATGAGCGCGAGCCTGGATCACGCCATGTGGTTTCACGCGCCCATCGAGTTCTCTGACTGGCATCTCTACGATCTGGATGCGCCGTGGACGGGTAAGGCGCGCGGGTTTAACCGTGGCGCGGTCTATGCGGCGGACGGCACGCTGGTCGCTTCCGTCGCGCAGGAAGGGTTGGTACGACCTTTAAAAAAGGGGTGA
- a CDS encoding type II toxin-antitoxin system CcdA family antitoxin, with protein sequence MMETPAMGRIKVNMTLDAQIADEARALGLNMSRLAEAAIEQAAKAERNRLWRQQNAGALETYEAEIAGEGPALARYRSF encoded by the coding sequence ATGATGGAGACGCCTGCGATGGGCCGGATCAAGGTCAATATGACGCTGGACGCGCAGATCGCCGATGAGGCGCGGGCGCTGGGGTTGAATATGTCGCGCCTCGCGGAGGCCGCGATTGAGCAGGCCGCCAAGGCCGAGCGTAACCGCCTGTGGCGGCAGCAAAACGCCGGTGCACTGGAAACCTACGAGGCCGAGATCGCGGGCGAGGGGCCGGCCCTCGCCAGATACCGCAGCTTCTGA
- a CDS encoding CcdB family protein gives MAQFDVHRLDGGQLVVDMQTDLIGIDATRLVAPLRIAARYAEFPGLTPSVDIDDTRYIVRMQELAAVPGAILGPPVLSLAPERDALKRALDILIDGV, from the coding sequence GTGGCGCAGTTCGATGTGCACCGGCTGGACGGCGGGCAGCTGGTGGTGGACATGCAGACCGATCTGATCGGGATAGACGCGACGCGTCTGGTCGCCCCCTTGCGGATCGCCGCACGCTACGCGGAGTTTCCGGGCCTCACCCCCTCGGTCGACATCGACGACACCCGCTATATCGTGCGCATGCAGGAGCTTGCCGCCGTGCCGGGGGCCATTCTTGGCCCGCCGGTGTTGTCACTGGCGCCCGAGCGTGATGCGCTCAAACGCGCGCTCGATATCCTGATCGACGGCGTTTAA
- a CDS encoding VOC family protein, translating into MIGYVTIGVRDMERAKAFYANLFEGKGGKVVIDNGRIAFISVARGQPMVAVCEPYDKGDPAPGNGTMIAFTADTKQEADQMHARALELGATDDGAPGQRIPDRFYGAYVRDPDGNKLCFFVFG; encoded by the coding sequence ATGATCGGATACGTGACAATCGGTGTGCGCGACATGGAGCGCGCCAAGGCCTTCTACGCCAACCTCTTCGAGGGCAAAGGTGGCAAGGTCGTCATCGACAACGGGCGCATCGCGTTCATCTCGGTCGCGCGCGGTCAGCCGATGGTCGCCGTGTGCGAGCCCTACGACAAGGGCGACCCGGCGCCCGGCAACGGGACGATGATCGCCTTCACCGCAGACACCAAGCAAGAGGCCGACCAGATGCACGCCCGCGCGCTTGAACTGGGCGCCACCGACGACGGCGCCCCGGGCCAGCGCATCCCCGACAGGTTCTACGGCGCCTACGTGCGCGACCCGGACGGCAACAAGCTGTGCTTTTTTGTCTTTGGTTAA
- a CDS encoding SDR family oxidoreductase: MELKDRIIVVTGAASGIGRAMCLRFAEEGARYIACVDRDLKGAEETAAMMGGTAYRVDVAIKDQITAMIDAVEDIGPIDLFCSNAGISVAGGVEVPDDDWQRIWEINVMSHVWAARHLVPLMSARGGGYLLNTASAAGLLNQIGSAPYGVTKHAAVGLAEWLALTYGDQGIKVSVLCPQAVRTEMTRGHEDHVAAIDGMMEPGPVAEACVTTIRDETFLVLPHKEVETYMKNKTDNYDRWIGGMRKLNRRFGAFDT; this comes from the coding sequence ATGGAACTCAAGGACAGGATCATTGTCGTCACCGGGGCGGCCTCGGGCATCGGGCGGGCCATGTGCCTGCGTTTTGCCGAAGAGGGCGCGCGCTATATCGCCTGTGTTGACCGGGATCTGAAAGGCGCCGAAGAGACGGCGGCGATGATGGGCGGCACGGCCTACCGGGTCGATGTTGCGATCAAGGATCAGATCACGGCGATGATTGACGCGGTTGAGGACATCGGTCCGATTGATCTCTTCTGCTCGAACGCCGGGATCTCGGTCGCGGGCGGTGTCGAGGTGCCCGACGACGACTGGCAGCGCATCTGGGAGATCAACGTGATGTCCCACGTCTGGGCCGCGCGCCATCTGGTGCCGCTGATGTCCGCGCGCGGGGGTGGCTATCTGCTCAACACCGCGTCGGCGGCGGGGCTGCTCAACCAGATCGGCAGCGCGCCCTACGGGGTGACGAAACACGCGGCCGTGGGACTGGCCGAATGGCTGGCGCTGACCTACGGCGATCAGGGGATCAAGGTGTCCGTCCTGTGTCCGCAGGCCGTGCGCACGGAAATGACCCGGGGCCACGAGGATCACGTCGCCGCCATCGACGGCATGATGGAGCCCGGCCCCGTCGCCGAGGCCTGCGTCACAACTATTCGTGATGAGACGTTTCTTGTGCTGCCGCACAAAGAGGTCGAAACCTACATGAAGAACAAGACCGACAATTACGACCGCTGGATCGGCGGGATGCGCAAGCTCAACCGCCGTTTCGGTGCGTTCGACACTTAG
- a CDS encoding SDR family NAD(P)-dependent oxidoreductase — MSALFDLTGKVALLTGASKGMGLAMATALAEHGATVVISARKQDQLDAAAEGINALGKGTAHAIACNVGYKDQLQALVDQTHDRAGLIDVVIGNAGVNPYYGVTSEIPDDAYDKTMNANVKSNLWLAQMVAPDMVANGGGSMAFTSSIGAFKPSVMLGTYGMSKLALIGLCRNLAAEFGPKGIRFNAICPGLVKTEFARELWDNPEVAKRIENEIPLRRLGEPEDFAGLAVFIASDASKYMTGQALTVCGGSNMWT; from the coding sequence GTGAGCGCGTTGTTTGATCTGACCGGCAAGGTGGCGCTGCTTACTGGCGCCTCCAAGGGGATGGGGCTGGCGATGGCCACGGCGCTGGCCGAACACGGTGCCACCGTCGTCATCTCTGCGCGCAAGCAGGATCAGCTGGACGCCGCTGCCGAGGGGATCAACGCCCTCGGCAAAGGCACCGCGCACGCAATTGCCTGCAATGTCGGCTACAAGGATCAGCTGCAAGCGCTGGTCGATCAAACGCACGACCGCGCGGGGCTGATCGACGTGGTGATCGGGAATGCGGGCGTGAACCCCTACTACGGCGTCACGTCCGAGATCCCCGACGATGCCTATGACAAGACCATGAACGCCAACGTGAAATCCAACCTGTGGCTCGCACAGATGGTGGCGCCGGATATGGTGGCCAACGGCGGCGGCTCCATGGCGTTCACCTCGTCGATCGGCGCGTTCAAACCATCTGTGATGCTGGGCACCTACGGGATGTCCAAACTGGCGCTGATCGGGCTGTGCCGTAACCTCGCGGCTGAGTTCGGCCCCAAGGGTATCCGTTTCAACGCAATCTGCCCCGGTCTGGTGAAGACCGAATTCGCGCGGGAGCTGTGGGACAACCCCGAGGTCGCCAAGCGGATCGAGAACGAAATCCCCCTGCGCCGTCTGGGTGAGCCGGAGGATTTTGCCGGGCTTGCGGTCTTCATCGCCTCGGACGCCAGCAAATACATGACCGGGCAGGCGCTGACCGTTTGCGGCGGCTCGAATATGTGGACCTGA
- a CDS encoding acyl-CoA dehydrogenase family protein, with translation MNNLEMSEKARPLLNAVIKHIRENVDPITEEFYRLGEGRADRWSYAPGQLELLETAKQKARDNGLWNFFLPNAETGEGLSNLDYAYIAAELGKSPLASESLNCSAPDTGNMEVLERIGTKEQKEQWLKPLLRGEIRSAFAMTEPDMASSDAKNISTSAVLENGEWVINGEKYYISGAGDPRCKIMITMVKTSPDAEPFRQQSQILVPIDTPGVEIVGPMHVFGHDDAPHGHMHIRFKNVRVPEENILWGEGRGFEISQVRLGPGRIHHCMRSIGAAEKALDLMIERGLSREAFGKKIIDLGKNMETISRAKIEIEAMRLMVLKAAKAMDTLGNKEARIWVSMIKAMVPEKVCNIIDEAMQVHGATGISQWSPLSGMYTAQRTLRYADGPDEVHHHVIARAEVKDYQSSNARTDRARSEIATGRTRSGV, from the coding sequence ATGAACAACCTCGAGATGTCCGAAAAAGCGCGACCGTTGCTGAACGCCGTGATCAAGCACATCCGCGAAAACGTCGATCCGATCACGGAGGAGTTCTATCGCCTTGGCGAGGGCCGCGCGGATCGGTGGTCCTATGCCCCGGGTCAGCTTGAGCTGCTGGAGACCGCCAAGCAAAAGGCGCGCGACAACGGGCTGTGGAATTTCTTTTTGCCCAATGCGGAGACCGGCGAGGGTCTGAGCAATCTCGACTACGCCTACATCGCCGCCGAACTGGGCAAAAGCCCGTTGGCGAGCGAGAGCCTCAACTGCTCTGCCCCCGATACCGGCAACATGGAAGTGTTGGAGCGGATCGGCACCAAAGAGCAAAAGGAGCAATGGCTCAAGCCGCTGTTGCGCGGTGAGATCCGCAGCGCGTTCGCCATGACGGAGCCGGATATGGCCTCGTCCGATGCCAAGAATATCAGCACGTCTGCGGTGCTGGAGAATGGCGAATGGGTCATCAACGGGGAGAAATACTATATCTCCGGCGCGGGCGATCCGCGTTGCAAGATCATGATCACGATGGTGAAAACCTCTCCCGATGCCGAGCCCTTCCGCCAGCAAAGCCAGATCCTTGTGCCCATCGACACGCCGGGTGTCGAGATCGTCGGCCCCATGCACGTCTTTGGCCATGATGATGCGCCTCACGGCCACATGCACATCCGGTTCAAGAACGTGCGCGTGCCCGAGGAAAACATCCTCTGGGGTGAGGGCCGTGGGTTCGAGATCAGCCAGGTCCGGCTTGGGCCAGGCCGCATCCACCACTGCATGCGCTCCATCGGGGCGGCGGAAAAGGCGCTGGATCTGATGATCGAACGCGGCCTGTCGCGCGAGGCCTTCGGCAAGAAGATCATTGATCTGGGCAAGAACATGGAAACGATTTCGCGCGCGAAGATCGAGATAGAAGCGATGCGCCTGATGGTGCTCAAGGCGGCCAAGGCGATGGATACGCTGGGCAACAAGGAAGCGCGCATCTGGGTCAGCATGATCAAGGCGATGGTGCCGGAGAAGGTCTGCAACATCATCGACGAGGCGATGCAGGTGCACGGTGCGACGGGCATCAGCCAATGGTCGCCCCTGTCGGGCATGTATACCGCACAGCGCACGCTGCGCTATGCGGATGGCCCCGATGAGGTGCACCACCACGTGATCGCGCGCGCCGAGGTGAAGGATTACCAATCCTCCAACGCCCGCACCGACCGCGCGCGCAGCGAAATCGCCACGGGCCGCACGCGGAGCGGCGTGTGA